A genomic segment from Vicinamibacterales bacterium encodes:
- a CDS encoding DUF4331 domain-containing protein, with protein MTRLLARSTLAAAIVAAPLAVYTASHREAPITAIDRAADITDWYTFVSYDDPTKVTMILSVDPLLEPANGPNYFPFDPDILYEMKVDNDNDAVEDVTLQFRFQTEQRNPGVFTGFVGGLLGIPPITALDGPGSDGLGLRQTYSVTAVLGGQTFNLSGNRKLYAVPSNVGPRTMPNYQALYDQGIYDLGNGIRVFAGTTDDPFYIDLGAAFDSLNFRTAAGGGVLSPADDAGTTNVAPDDVAGYNVNTIAIEIPTRFLTRDFQTHPNTDPRAVLGTYGTTSRQQITVRRRPVEGNGPIGQGPWRQVQRMGNPLINELIIGTGSKDRFSMDDPRRDSQFVSFFARPLLADIFDSIGIPVPSGPRFDLAPLLLYSGPTIPAGTPAGPVADLLRLNTGIPPTPPAQQQRLGLLTLLDGNTGNDDPAGFPNGRRPDDDVTDIAARAVAGILANPATFGTRIGDGVNGNDMPKQTTFPFVPPAHDGRNSRHVDPNEPGCTGVCPGL; from the coding sequence ATGACACGCTTGCTCGCACGATCCACACTGGCCGCGGCGATCGTCGCGGCCCCCCTGGCCGTCTACACCGCGAGTCACCGCGAGGCGCCGATCACGGCGATCGACCGCGCGGCGGACATCACGGACTGGTACACCTTCGTGAGCTACGACGACCCGACGAAGGTCACGATGATCCTGTCGGTCGATCCGTTGCTCGAGCCCGCCAACGGACCGAACTACTTCCCGTTCGACCCGGACATCCTCTACGAGATGAAGGTGGACAACGACAACGACGCCGTCGAGGACGTCACGCTCCAGTTCCGGTTCCAGACCGAGCAGCGGAATCCCGGCGTCTTCACCGGCTTCGTCGGCGGGCTGCTCGGCATTCCGCCCATCACGGCGCTCGACGGCCCGGGCTCCGACGGCCTGGGCCTGCGGCAGACGTATTCGGTCACGGCCGTGCTCGGGGGCCAGACGTTCAACCTGAGCGGCAACCGGAAGCTGTACGCCGTCCCGTCCAACGTCGGCCCGCGCACCATGCCGAACTATCAGGCCCTGTACGACCAGGGCATCTACGACCTCGGCAACGGCATCCGTGTCTTCGCCGGCACGACCGACGATCCCTTCTACATCGACCTCGGCGCGGCCTTCGACTCGCTGAACTTCCGGACCGCCGCCGGCGGCGGCGTGCTGTCGCCGGCCGACGACGCCGGCACGACCAACGTCGCCCCCGACGACGTCGCCGGCTACAACGTGAACACGATCGCGATCGAGATCCCCACCCGCTTCCTGACGCGCGACTTCCAGACGCACCCGAACACCGACCCGCGCGCGGTGCTCGGCACCTACGGCACGACGTCGCGCCAGCAGATCACGGTGCGCCGCCGGCCCGTGGAGGGCAACGGCCCGATCGGGCAGGGGCCGTGGCGCCAGGTGCAGCGCATGGGCAACCCGCTCATCAACGAGCTGATCATCGGCACGGGCTCCAAGGACCGCTTCAGCATGGACGACCCGCGGCGCGACAGCCAGTTCGTGTCGTTCTTCGCCCGTCCGCTGCTGGCGGACATCTTCGACTCGATCGGCATCCCCGTCCCCTCCGGCCCGCGCTTCGACCTGGCGCCGCTGCTCCTCTACAGCGGACCGACGATCCCCGCGGGCACGCCGGCCGGCCCGGTGGCCGATCTGCTGCGCCTCAACACCGGCATCCCGCCCACGCCGCCGGCGCAGCAGCAGCGGCTCGGCCTGCTGACGCTGCTCGACGGGAACACCGGCAACGACGATCCGGCCGGATTTCCCAACGGACGGCGGCCCGACGACGACGTCACCGACATCGCCGCCCGGGCGGTGGCCGGCATCCTCGCGAACCCGGCGACGTTCGGCACGCGCATCGGCGACGGCGTGAACGGCAACGACATGCCGAAGCAGACGACCTTCCCCTTCGTGCCGCCGGCCCACGACGGGCGCAACAGCCGGCACGTGGATCCGAACGAGCCCGGCTGCACCGGCGTGTGCCCGGGTCTCTAG
- a CDS encoding tetratricopeptide repeat protein: MTSRTLAIVVVAAVAGSAPALRAQRAAGTQPARGTSALQAPQPRGDSTPRAPLGANALAAGPGTPAERKIALAKEKIAGAPDHAHGFTDLALALTQRARETADPRYYVEADAMVQKALELQPNDFEALKVRTWALLGQHKFAAALELATALNTRVPDDLMVYGMLTDANIELGRYDEAEASAQWMLDLRPGNIPAFTRTAYLRELFGDLEGALELMTGVMNRMPFQETEDRAWVLTQIGHLELLQGRHDAAEQALQQALALFPDYHYALGGLADVRTAQKRFREAADLQARRYARAPHPENLYELAEAEARAGRSEDAAASYRAFEKGALAESAGDDNANRELIAYYAGPGKKPAEALRIAEREIARRGDVYTRDAYAWALFKNGRTADARNEIAKVLDVGVRHPRVLEHAALIRAGAPKDTSTASETRSPRR, encoded by the coding sequence ATGACGAGTCGAACCCTGGCGATCGTTGTCGTGGCGGCGGTGGCGGGGAGCGCTCCGGCGCTCCGCGCCCAGCGCGCCGCAGGCACCCAGCCGGCCCGAGGCACATCGGCGCTCCAGGCCCCGCAGCCGCGAGGCGATTCAACGCCCCGCGCCCCCCTGGGGGCGAACGCGCTCGCCGCCGGCCCCGGCACGCCGGCCGAGCGCAAGATCGCACTGGCGAAGGAGAAGATCGCCGGCGCCCCGGACCACGCGCACGGCTTCACCGACCTCGCCCTGGCGCTCACGCAGCGCGCTCGCGAGACGGCCGATCCCCGCTACTACGTCGAAGCGGACGCGATGGTCCAGAAAGCGTTGGAGCTCCAGCCCAACGACTTCGAGGCCCTGAAGGTGCGGACGTGGGCGCTGCTCGGTCAGCACAAGTTCGCGGCGGCACTCGAGCTCGCCACCGCCCTCAACACGCGCGTGCCCGACGACCTGATGGTGTACGGCATGCTCACCGACGCCAACATCGAGCTCGGCCGCTACGACGAGGCCGAGGCGTCGGCCCAGTGGATGCTGGATCTCCGGCCCGGCAACATCCCGGCCTTCACCCGCACGGCCTACCTGCGCGAGCTGTTCGGCGATCTCGAGGGCGCGCTGGAACTGATGACGGGCGTCATGAACCGCATGCCGTTCCAGGAGACCGAGGACCGGGCGTGGGTCCTGACGCAGATCGGCCACCTGGAGCTCCTCCAGGGCAGGCACGACGCCGCGGAGCAGGCATTGCAGCAGGCGCTGGCGCTCTTCCCGGACTATCACTACGCGCTGGGCGGCCTGGCCGACGTGCGGACCGCCCAGAAGCGGTTCCGCGAGGCGGCGGACCTCCAGGCCCGTCGCTACGCGCGCGCGCCGCATCCCGAGAACCTGTACGAGCTGGCCGAGGCCGAGGCGCGGGCCGGTCGTTCTGAGGACGCGGCGGCCAGCTATCGGGCCTTCGAGAAGGGCGCGCTGGCCGAGTCGGCGGGTGACGACAACGCGAACCGCGAGCTCATCGCCTACTACGCCGGGCCCGGGAAGAAGCCGGCGGAGGCGCTGCGGATCGCGGAGCGGGAGATCGCGCGGCGCGGCGACGTCTACACGCGCGACGCCTACGCGTGGGCCCTGTTCAAGAACGGCCGGACGGCCGACGCCCGCAATGAGATCGCGAAGGTGCTCGACGTGGGTGTCCGGCATCCGCGGGTGCTGGAGCACGCGGCCCTCATCCGGGCGGGCGCGCCGAAGGACACCAGCACGGCCAGCGAGACTAGGTCGCCTCGCCGCTGA